In the Ensifer adhaerens genome, one interval contains:
- a CDS encoding DUF2161 domain-containing phosphodiesterase, whose product METTLYQPIKTFLETRGYSVKGEIGGCDMVALSDDEPPLVVICELKLSFNLELILQAVDRATAGDEVWIAARVSAKGKGRESDRRFRDLCRRLGFGMLSVADNGMVDVILAASAILPRKNNRKRSRLISEHRRRRGDPTAGGATRSPIMTAYRQQALACAAALQNGELRPRDLRAVAPDAAKILLSNVYGWFERIDRGIYALTEVGAEALRRWPPSETSATASVETSEA is encoded by the coding sequence TTGGAGACGACCCTCTATCAGCCGATCAAGACCTTCCTCGAAACCCGCGGCTACAGCGTCAAGGGCGAGATCGGCGGCTGCGATATGGTTGCGCTGAGCGATGACGAACCGCCGCTCGTCGTCATCTGCGAGCTCAAGCTGAGCTTCAATCTCGAGTTGATCCTGCAGGCCGTCGACCGCGCCACTGCCGGCGACGAGGTGTGGATCGCGGCCCGCGTTTCGGCCAAGGGCAAAGGGCGCGAAAGCGATCGCCGCTTCCGCGATCTTTGCCGCAGGCTTGGGTTCGGCATGCTGTCGGTTGCCGACAACGGCATGGTCGACGTCATTCTTGCGGCCTCCGCAATATTGCCACGCAAGAACAACCGGAAGCGGTCGCGCCTGATCAGCGAGCACCGCCGCCGCAGGGGCGACCCAACCGCCGGCGGCGCCACGCGCTCACCGATCATGACCGCCTACCGGCAGCAGGCCCTGGCCTGTGCGGCTGCCCTGCAGAACGGTGAGCTACGCCCACGCGACCTTCGTGCTGTGGCGCCCGACGCCGCCAAGATCCTGCTCAGCAATGTCTATGGCTGGTTCGAGCGGATCGACCGTGGCATCTACGCCCTGACGGAGGTCGGGGCCGAGGCGCTTCGCCGCTGGCCGCCAAGCGAAACGTCCGCGACAGCATCGGTCGAGACATCCGAAGCATGA